A single region of the Silene latifolia isolate original U9 population chromosome 8, ASM4854445v1, whole genome shotgun sequence genome encodes:
- the LOC141596416 gene encoding F-box/LRR-repeat protein At1g55660-like — translation MELRPQKRICSSKNGRDRFSELPDDVIVRILSCLPTVDAVRTVLLRRFGNLWTLIHTLNFDYDDYIDNFCNCKSNVKRIRWFCCFVRNALMRQQNLSIHSFHLSIAFNYQDERNKAGDDIKEWLRFALDRQVKEIRLSDNSEYQLGCSSILPNMFTSQFLVTLHLHSCGFKGEFQVKLGSLKKLSLKYVTLTDENFRRFISGCPSLQDLLIKYPIWMKKLSFSAPKIEKLYLARSYGGSRFSLNSPNLKSLNLKFVDWRIDIIDVSSVRDIYIKYERCFMNEDDVLALNQMLEKFEGIEVFRLSCNTSKHFLRIIQKLELLQSRWKRVVLELDDFCGSCLLGMYHLMRSLKHLEELIIHTTEDFKATADLLNIELSSPCVTPQLKTITLHGYGKSWKSQLQLIEFLLKSAAVLEKLVIVSICRLKETDELEFVKHVSSFPRTSTAKVIFA, via the exons ATGGAATTAAGGCCTCAAAAGCGTATATGTTCGTCGAAGAATGGCCGAGACAGGTTTAGTGAATTACCAGATGATGTAATTGTGCGCATTCTTTCATGTCTGCCTACTGTTGATGCTGTTAGAACTGTTTTACTTCGTCGTTTCGGAAACCTTTGGACCTTGATTCATACTCTTAACTTTGACTATGATGATTATATTGATAACTTTTGTAATTGCAAAAGTAATGTCAAACGTATTAGGTGGTTTTGTTGTTTCGTCCGAAATGCGCTGATGCGTCAACAAAATCTCTCGATTCATAGTTTTCATCTTAGTATAGCATTCAATTATCAGGACGAAAGGAACAAGGCTGGTGATGATATAAAAGAATGGTTGAGGTTTGCATTGGATAGACAAGTCAAGGAAATCAGATTATCTGATAACTCCGAATATCAACTTGGGTGTAGTTCGATCTTGCCTAATATGTTCACTAGTCAATTTCTTGTTACGCTTCATCTCCATTCTTGTGGATTCAAGGGAGAATTTCAAGTCAAGTTGGGATCTTTAAAGAAGTTGTCACTTAAATATGTTACTCTGACTGATGAAAACTTCCGAAGGTTTATATCTGGATGCCCTTCTTTACAAGACTTGCTTATTAAATATCCAATATGGATGAAGAAGCTAAGTTTTAGTGCTCCAAAAATTGAGAAATTATATCTTGCTCGTAGCTATGGTGGTTCTAGGTTCTCGCTTAATTCCCCAAACCTTAAaagtttgaatttgaaatttgttGATTGGCGAATAGACATAATTGATGTTTCATCTGTTCGTGATATCTACATCAAATATGAAAGGTGCTTCATGAATGAAGATGATGTACTTGCATTAAATCAAATGTTGGAAAAGTTTGAAGGTATTGAAGTTTTTCGACTGTCATGTAATACTTCTAAG CATTTCCTTCGTATAATACAAAAGTTGGAGCTTCTACAAAGTAGATGGAAGCGGGTAGTTCTGGAATTGGATGACTTCTGTGGAAGCTGCCTCTTAGGCATGTATCATCTGATGAGAAGTTTAAAACACTTGGAAGAACTCATTATACACACCACAGAG GATTTCAAAGCTACTGCTGATTTGCTAAATATCGAACTTTCTTCCCCTTGTGTGACGCCACAACTCAAAACCATCACTCTACATGGCTATGGGAAATCTTGGAAGAGTCAGCTTCAACTAATAGAATTCTTGCTCAAAAGCGCGGCTGTCTTGGAAAAATTGGTAATTGTTTCTATATGTCGATTAAAGGAAACAGATGAGCTTGAATTTGTTAAGCATGTGTCGAGCTTCCCTAGGACGTCGACCGCCAAGGTAATCTTTGCTTGA
- the LOC141594703 gene encoding uncharacterized protein LOC141594703 has translation MIHGFNLNGERVVGMIRVNLTMGDLSSDTLFHVMDGKTSFKLLLGRPWKHENGVVASTLHQCLKYYRGGERKIDGDAKPFSKVDSFFADAKFFEENDKDASPAKENDVKKEVDKASKTSTPVASPKKQETTQETTPPVLRYIPKSRRKDGESPFAECLTPKTESKDKKSSLVFKQEWVAKVVTPLPSSSQSKIAGYDFTNPTHLDKVIEVEPYGLNKTQHEVFKLDESFMVTRARLRYESPAPVKICARRKEATASSHHITVEEVKENEEGEEKMHPSSVFDRISPPVEKGRPSIFTRLGRPSASTKHISVFATLGNQGESEVKISPPSLRTNKKGAIHERLGDPSKTVFSRLGAPKKNIEEGRPLSISANQNEEEVRISDDLRNTIPSRMKRMQVVDIIQHEPLKVRRRVLVLTGQSKNVEPIPSSSRPSGVKKPRDLEVATSSYHITLEEIPDENEEVEADEAPETLEDGGQSIVDELKELNLGTTEDPHPVYVSALLTKEEEEEYYKLLVEYQDVFAWSYKEMPGLGPKIAVHRLEIKKGTNPKKQPQRRFRPELVPEIEKQVNKLIEAGFIREVKYSTWIANIVPVRKKNGQLRICVDFRDLNDACPKDDFPLPMYFDGAARQDGAGAGVVFVTPQNHLMPYAFTLTQLCTNNMAEYQALILGLQMAIEIGVRDMDIYGDSELVVN, from the exons atgattcatggtttcaacttgaatgggGAGCGCGTGGTTGGCATGATCCGTGTGAACCTTACCATGGGTGATCTTTCTTCCGACACATTATTCCATGTCATGGATGGCAAGACATCGTTCAAACTATTGCTGGGACGACCTTGGAAGCACGAGAATGGAGTTGTCgcctcaaccctccatcaatgcTTGAAATATTATCGTGGTGGCGAAAGGAAAATAGACGGAGACGCCAAACCTTTCTCTAAGGTCGACTCTTTCTTCGCTGATGCAAAATTCTTTGAAGAGAATG ATAAAGATGCAAGTCCTGCTAAAGAAAATGATGTTAAGAAAGAGGTAGACAAGGCCAGCAAAACAAGTACTCCTGTTGCATCACCCAAGAAGCAAGAGACGACGCAAGAAACTACACCACCAGTACTGCGCTACATCCCGAAGTCTCGCCGCAAGGATGGGGAGAGTCCTTTTGCAGAGTGTCTAACACCAAAGACAGAGTCTAAGGATAAAAAGTCAAGTCTGGTGTTCAAGCAGGAATGGGTGGCCAAAGTCGTTACACCTCTACCAAGTTCATCTCAATCGAAAATT GCTGGATATGACTTTACAAATCCGACTCATCTCGACAAAGTTATAGAAGTCGAGCCATACGGTCTCAACAAAACGCAACATGAAGTGTTCAAGCTAGATGAGAGCTTCATGGTGACCAGGGCCAGGCTCAGATATGAGTCTCCTGCGCCTGTGAAGATTTGTGCTCGTAGAAAAGAAGCTACTGCGTCTTCTCATCACATCACAGTAGAAGAGGTcaaagaaaatgaagaaggagaGGAAAAGATGCATCCATCTTCAGTCTTCGATCGAATAAGTCCACCTGTAGAGAAGGGTCGTCCTTCCATATTTACAAGGCTGGGGAGGCCAAGTGCTTCAACCAAACACATTTCTGTCTTTGCTACGCTTGGCAATCAAGGTGAAAGTGAAGTCAAAATATCACCACCTTCGCTGCGCACAAACAAGAAGGGCGCAATACATGAACGCTTGGGCGATCCATCAAAAACAGTCTTCAGTCGACTAGGGGCTCCCAAGAAGAATATTGAAgagggtcgtcctctctcaaTTTCTGCAAatcaaaatgaagaagaagtaagAATAAGTGATGACTTGAGAAACACAATACCATCTCGTATGAAGCGTATGCAAGTAGTGGATATCATCCAGCATGAGCCACTTAAGGTAAGGAGGCGAGTACTAGTTCTCACAGGCCAGTCAAAAAATGTTGAGCCTATTCCTTCATCTTCACGTCCTTCTGGTGTAAAGAAGCCACGAGATTTAGAAGTTGCAACGTCGTCATATCACATCACATTAGAAGAGATACCTGACGAGAATGAAGAAGTTGAGGCCGATGAGGCCCCTGAAACACTTGAAGACGGGGGGCAATCGATTGTGGATGAACTCAAGGAACTCAACTTGGGAACTACTGAAGATCCTCACCCCGTTTATGTTAGTGCTCTGCtgactaaggaagaagaagaggagtactACAAGTTGTTGGTCGAGTACCAGGATGTCTTCGCTTGGAGCTATAAAGAGATGCCTGGACTCGGCCCAAAAATTGCAGTTCATCGTCTAGAAATCAAGAAAGGCACCAATCCCAAAAAGCAACCTCAACGTCGTTTCAGGCCGGAGCTTGTACCTGAAATTGAAAAGCAAGTCAACAAACTCATTGAAGCAGGTTTCATTCGAGAAGTCAAATATTCTACCTGGATAGCAAACATTGTCCCAGTCAGAAAAAAGAATGGACAATTGCGCATATGTGTCGACTTCAGAGACCTTAATGATGCATGcccgaaggatgacttccctttgcca ATGTACTTTGATGGCGCTGCAAGGCAAGATGGAGCTGGAGCTGGAGTTGTGTttgtaactccacaaaatcatctcATGCCATATGCCTTTACACTTACTCAGTTGTGCACGAATAATATGGCAGAATACCAAGCTCTTATACTCGGCCTTCAAATGGCGATTGAAATAGGTGTCAGGGATATGGACATCTACGGAGACTCAGAGTTAGTGGTCAACTAA